The following are encoded in a window of Prevotella melaninogenica genomic DNA:
- a CDS encoding DUF4840 domain-containing protein, with translation MKRTMKAAVMLLCTFALTVMTTGCSNDNNEVEHQKSAEQVLNNMVGIYEGTLGFTYGTSTATSSSLGWKTNCKVDKDHNIIFDQFPYHTLANGVSKKGLVGVASPLLARLQKVENSPLKIKIEAVGLNYNRTELFIVPDVKFNVTGTKEIYELSGQIRPSKNNYYTMSTSEMNLEFTVNKLVRINKEHGTALVENDFDMPVTYYLKVKRVK, from the coding sequence ATGAAAAGAACAATGAAAGCAGCGGTAATGCTATTATGTACATTCGCCTTAACAGTGATGACCACTGGATGTTCCAATGACAACAATGAAGTAGAGCATCAGAAAAGTGCAGAACAGGTTCTTAACAATATGGTTGGGATTTATGAAGGAACACTGGGGTTTACCTATGGAACATCCACAGCAACTTCAAGTAGCTTGGGATGGAAGACAAATTGTAAGGTAGATAAGGATCACAATATTATCTTTGATCAATTTCCTTACCACACATTGGCTAATGGTGTATCAAAGAAAGGATTGGTCGGAGTAGCATCACCTTTGCTTGCAAGACTGCAAAAAGTAGAGAACAGTCCACTTAAAATAAAAATTGAAGCTGTTGGATTGAATTATAATAGAACAGAACTTTTTATCGTTCCAGATGTGAAGTTTAATGTAACAGGCACTAAAGAGATATACGAACTATCAGGACAAATTAGACCATCAAAAAACAACTATTATACAATGAGCACATCAGAAATGAACCTAGAGTTCACTGTAAATAAGTTGGTGAGAATTAATAAAGAACATGGGACGGCATTAGTTGAAAATGATTTTGATATGCCTGTGACCTATTATTTGAAAGTAAAAAGAGTTAAATGA